A window from Herbaspirillum sp. meg3 encodes these proteins:
- the rplL gene encoding 50S ribosomal protein L7/L12, with product MAISKDDILEAVGALTVLELNDLVKAFEEKFGVSAAAMAVAGPAGGGAGAAAAEEQTEFTVVLAEVGANKVGVIKAVREITGLGLKEAKDLVDGAPKPVKEGIAKADAEAAKKKLEEAGAKAELK from the coding sequence ATGGCAATTAGCAAAGACGATATCTTGGAAGCCGTAGGCGCCTTGACCGTGTTGGAATTGAATGACCTGGTGAAGGCATTCGAAGAAAAGTTTGGCGTTTCCGCAGCAGCTATGGCTGTCGCTGGTCCTGCTGGTGGTGGCGCTGGCGCCGCTGCTGCTGAAGAGCAAACAGAGTTCACCGTTGTTCTGGCTGAAGTTGGCGCGAACAAGGTTGGCGTTATTAAGGCAGTTCGCGAAATCACCGGTCTGGGCTTGAAAGAAGCTAAAGATCTGGTTGACGGCGCACCGAAGCCAGTTAAAGAAGGCATCGCTAAGGCAGACGCTGAAGCAGCCAAGAAGAAGCTGGAAGAAGCTGGCGCGAAAGCAGAACTCAAGTAA
- a CDS encoding TonB-dependent hemoglobin/transferrin/lactoferrin family receptor — MALCKKKLALATAVVLQQWSMAPVMAQQVQQSTPQLLAQSRPLEDITVTSTRGIGTDINRVAATVSVITSEELEQENAKDIKDALRYEPGVEVRRSVYRVGGVTGASATMGRGGNEGISIRGLDGNRVMLLEDGVALPRSFSQGTLFAGRGAYTDTDLYQRIEILRGPASSMYGSDGLTGVVNFVTKDPQDLLNVFGKNSYFAVRPSYDSSDSSYGTTGTMAFGNDVVQGMLVLNARHGNETETNGSVGGTGATRTKADPLTYNNRSALGKVVFKIDPRNVVKLSFETVDNRLRGDSLSAITSVISGYQSNSNVKSNKLQAIFEHDDADNALIQKLRANVYYRDSKTQQYSYESGTTVGATVRPRFRDITYQDDIFGGGVLAESAFNTGVVKHKMTYGVDASTATIKMNASGTGWTTCTGTQYCEYFPKTSYSVLGLYYQDDMRIGPVSIVPGLRYDAYKLKPEASAKYDAQAIANGQPASTSKDSAWSPRLAFVYEVAPAFAPYVQYARGFRAPSPQEVNSYFNNASQGYSQIANPNLKPETSNSYEIGFRGKLPTSAGLFNYSAAAYTGEYRNFIDSVTISGGGTVLNPTIYQYVNAAKASINGFEGRLDWRMENGLSLKTGFAYTKGTTTSNTGVKTGLESVAPLSVVTGVRYEPNQVWFVQSDMIYNAAKKKDDIATKTNFVSPSFFVVDLRSGYRFNKNLSFNAGIRNLFDRKYWSWTDIRGLSLADSATNKDAYTEPGRSFNVSMKYEY; from the coding sequence ATGGCTCTATGCAAAAAGAAACTTGCATTGGCGACAGCGGTCGTCTTGCAACAATGGTCTATGGCGCCGGTCATGGCGCAACAAGTGCAACAATCCACGCCGCAATTGCTCGCGCAAAGCCGTCCGTTGGAAGACATTACCGTCACGTCCACGCGCGGCATAGGTACTGACATTAATCGCGTCGCGGCAACAGTGTCAGTCATCACTTCGGAAGAGCTTGAGCAAGAAAATGCCAAGGACATCAAAGATGCCCTGCGTTACGAGCCTGGCGTCGAAGTGCGTCGCTCCGTCTATCGCGTTGGCGGTGTGACCGGTGCGTCGGCGACGATGGGCCGTGGCGGCAACGAGGGCATCAGTATCCGGGGGCTGGACGGCAACCGGGTGATGCTGCTGGAAGATGGCGTCGCACTGCCGCGTTCTTTCAGTCAAGGCACATTGTTCGCCGGTCGTGGCGCCTACACGGATACCGATCTGTACCAGCGGATTGAAATCCTGCGCGGGCCTGCCTCATCAATGTACGGCAGTGATGGTTTGACCGGTGTAGTCAACTTCGTCACCAAGGATCCGCAGGATTTGCTGAACGTCTTCGGCAAGAACAGCTATTTCGCCGTACGTCCTTCCTATGATTCCAGCGACAGCAGCTATGGCACGACAGGCACCATGGCATTTGGCAATGACGTCGTTCAAGGCATGCTGGTGCTGAACGCACGCCATGGTAACGAGACAGAAACCAACGGTAGTGTTGGCGGCACTGGCGCTACGCGCACCAAGGCCGATCCGCTGACTTACAACAACCGCTCGGCGCTGGGCAAAGTGGTGTTCAAGATCGATCCGCGCAACGTCGTCAAGCTTAGTTTCGAAACAGTGGACAATCGACTGCGCGGCGACAGCCTGTCGGCGATCACCTCGGTCATCAGCGGCTACCAAAGCAACAGCAACGTGAAGAGCAACAAGCTGCAGGCGATCTTCGAGCACGACGATGCCGACAACGCGCTGATCCAGAAATTGCGCGCCAACGTGTACTACCGTGACTCCAAGACGCAGCAGTATTCGTATGAAAGCGGCACGACGGTTGGCGCGACCGTGCGTCCTCGTTTCCGCGACATCACGTATCAGGACGATATTTTCGGTGGCGGCGTGCTGGCGGAAAGCGCATTCAATACCGGCGTGGTCAAACACAAGATGACATATGGTGTGGATGCCAGCACTGCAACGATAAAAATGAACGCAAGCGGCACTGGCTGGACGACCTGCACAGGTACACAATACTGTGAATACTTCCCCAAGACGTCGTACAGCGTACTCGGCCTCTACTATCAGGACGATATGCGTATCGGCCCCGTGAGCATTGTCCCGGGCTTGCGTTACGACGCTTACAAGCTCAAGCCGGAGGCCAGCGCAAAATACGACGCTCAGGCGATCGCCAATGGCCAGCCTGCATCGACCAGCAAGGATAGCGCCTGGTCGCCGCGCCTGGCGTTCGTCTATGAAGTGGCGCCGGCGTTTGCGCCGTATGTGCAATATGCCCGCGGCTTCCGTGCACCGTCGCCGCAAGAAGTGAACTCCTACTTCAACAACGCCAGCCAGGGTTATTCGCAGATTGCCAATCCGAATCTGAAGCCGGAAACCAGCAACTCTTATGAAATCGGCTTCCGCGGCAAGTTGCCTACATCCGCGGGGCTGTTCAACTATAGTGCTGCAGCCTACACCGGCGAATATCGGAACTTCATCGACTCGGTCACCATCTCCGGCGGCGGTACGGTCTTGAACCCGACCATCTACCAATATGTGAACGCCGCAAAGGCATCGATCAACGGCTTCGAAGGACGTCTCGACTGGCGTATGGAAAACGGCCTGTCGCTCAAGACCGGCTTTGCCTATACCAAGGGCACGACGACCAGCAACACGGGCGTCAAAACCGGTCTGGAATCGGTTGCTCCTCTGTCGGTCGTCACAGGTGTGCGTTACGAGCCGAACCAGGTCTGGTTCGTACAAAGCGACATGATCTACAACGCCGCAAAGAAGAAGGATGACATCGCCACCAAGACCAACTTCGTGTCGCCGTCGTTCTTCGTGGTGGATCTGCGCAGCGGATATCGCTTCAACAAGAATCTTTCATTCAACGCAGGCATCCGCAATCTGTTCGATCGCAAATATTGGAGCTGGACCGATATCCGAGGTCTTTCTCTTGCCGACAGCGCAACCAACAAGGACGCGTACACCGAACCCGGCCGCAGCTTCAACGTCAGCATGAAGTATGAGTATTGA
- the rpoB gene encoding DNA-directed RNA polymerase subunit beta yields the protein MHYSFTEKKRIRKSFAKRANVHNVPFLLATQIESYQTFLQTDKTASQRKNEGLQSAFTSIFPIVSHNGFARLEFLSYVLGAPPFDVKECQQRGLTFASPLRAKVRLVILDKESPTKPVVKEMKEQEVYMGELPLMTTTGSFVINGTERVIVSQLHRSPGVFFEHDRGKTHSSGKLLFSARIIPYRGSWLDFEFDPKDILFFRVDRRRKMPVTILLKAIGMTSEQILANFFVFDNFTLHAEGAEMEFVSERLRGEVARFDILDKSGKPLVAKDKRINAKHVRDIEAAGIKQISVPEDYLLGRVLAKNIVDGDTGEVIASANDELTEELLARLREADIDAIQTLYTNDLDQGGYISQTLRTDDTADQTAARVAIYRMMRPGEPPTEDSVEALFNGLFYSEDRYDLSAVGRMKFNRRIGRDELTGAMTLSNEDILAVIKILVELRNGRGEVDDIDHLGNRRVRCVGELAENQFRAGLVRVERAVKERLGQAEADNLMPHDLINSKPISAAIREFFGSSQLSQFMDQTNPLSEITHKRRVSALGPGGLTRERAGFEVRDVHPTHYGRVCPIETPEGPNIGLINSLALYARLNEYGFLETPYRKVEGSKVTNQIDYLSAIEEGRYIIAQANATIDASLKLSDELVSAREAGETILVSPERVQYMDVAPGQVVSVAASLIPFLEHDDANRALMGANMQRQAVPCLRPEKPLVGTGIERTVAVDSGTTVQALRGGIVDYVDAGRVVIRVNDEEAQAGEVGVDIYNLIKYTRSNQNTNINQRPIVKVGDRVAKHDVIADGASTDLGELALGQNMLVAFMPWNGYNFEDSILISEKVVADDRYTSIHIEELSVVARDTKLGAEEITRDISNLAENQLARLDESGITYIGAEVEAGDTLVGKVTPKGETQLTPEEKLLRAIFGEKASDVKDTSLRVPSGMVGTVIDVQVFTREGIQRDKRAQQIIDDELKRYRLDLNDQLRIVEGDAFQRLEKMLIGKVANGGPKKLVKGTKLDKAYLDDLDKYHWFDIRPADDDMATALEAIKESIAEKRHQFDLAFEEKRKKLTQGDELPPGVQKMVKVYLAVKRRLQPGDKMAGRHGNKGVVSRILPIEDMPHMADGTPADIVLNPLGVPSRMNVGQVLEVHLGWAAKGLGLRIGEMLNAQVQIAELRKFLTTIYNESGKKEALDEFTDHEILELAANLKKGVPFATPVFDGAHEDETRRMLDLAYPDHIAKQLGMTPSKNQVTMYDGRTGEAFERTVTVGYMHYLKLHHLVDDKMHARSTGPYSLVTQQPLGGKAQFGGQRFGEMEVWALEAYGASYVLQEMLTVKSDDVNGRTKVYENLVKGDHVIDAGMPESFNVLVKEIRSLGIDIDLERD from the coding sequence ATGCACTACTCATTTACTGAGAAGAAGCGTATTCGTAAATCCTTTGCGAAACGCGCTAACGTCCACAACGTTCCGTTCCTGCTAGCGACTCAGATCGAGTCATACCAGACATTCTTGCAGACGGACAAAACAGCGTCCCAACGTAAGAACGAAGGTCTGCAATCGGCCTTTACATCGATTTTTCCTATCGTTTCGCACAATGGTTTTGCGCGTCTCGAGTTTCTCTCCTATGTGTTGGGCGCACCGCCGTTCGACGTCAAGGAATGCCAACAACGTGGCCTGACGTTCGCGTCGCCGCTGCGTGCCAAGGTGCGTCTGGTGATTCTGGATAAGGAATCGCCAACCAAGCCAGTCGTCAAGGAAATGAAGGAACAAGAAGTCTACATGGGCGAATTGCCGCTCATGACGACCACTGGTTCGTTCGTCATCAACGGTACCGAGCGCGTCATCGTGTCGCAGCTGCACCGTTCGCCTGGCGTGTTCTTTGAACATGACCGCGGCAAGACGCACTCGTCCGGCAAGCTGCTGTTCTCCGCACGTATTATTCCTTACCGCGGTTCGTGGCTCGACTTCGAATTCGATCCGAAGGACATCCTGTTCTTCCGCGTCGACCGTCGCCGCAAGATGCCTGTGACGATCCTGCTCAAAGCAATCGGCATGACATCCGAGCAGATCTTGGCGAACTTCTTCGTGTTCGATAATTTCACGCTGCACGCTGAAGGCGCAGAGATGGAGTTCGTCTCCGAACGTCTGCGTGGTGAAGTTGCGCGTTTCGACATTCTCGACAAGTCCGGCAAGCCGCTGGTCGCGAAAGACAAGCGTATCAACGCCAAGCACGTGCGCGACATCGAAGCTGCCGGCATCAAGCAAATTTCCGTGCCGGAAGACTACCTGCTGGGCCGCGTATTGGCGAAGAACATCGTCGACGGCGACACTGGTGAAGTCATTGCCTCGGCCAACGACGAGCTGACCGAAGAATTGCTGGCTCGCTTGCGCGAAGCCGACATCGACGCGATCCAGACGCTGTACACCAACGATCTGGATCAAGGCGGCTACATCTCGCAAACATTGCGTACCGACGACACAGCGGATCAAACCGCTGCGCGCGTGGCAATCTACCGCATGATGCGTCCTGGCGAACCGCCAACCGAAGATTCGGTGGAAGCGCTGTTCAACGGCCTGTTCTACAGCGAAGACCGTTACGACTTGTCGGCTGTCGGCCGCATGAAGTTCAACCGCCGTATCGGCCGTGATGAACTGACTGGCGCCATGACGCTGTCGAACGAAGACATCCTGGCTGTGATCAAGATTCTGGTTGAGTTGCGCAATGGCCGCGGCGAAGTCGATGACATCGATCACTTGGGTAACCGTCGCGTCCGTTGCGTCGGTGAACTGGCGGAAAATCAATTCCGTGCCGGTCTGGTTCGCGTTGAGCGCGCCGTCAAGGAACGCCTCGGCCAAGCCGAAGCGGACAACCTGATGCCGCACGACCTGATCAACTCCAAGCCGATCTCGGCCGCGATCCGCGAATTCTTCGGTTCGTCGCAGTTGTCGCAGTTTATGGATCAAACCAATCCGCTGTCGGAAATCACGCACAAACGCCGTGTATCCGCCCTGGGACCTGGTGGTCTGACACGCGAACGCGCCGGTTTTGAAGTTCGTGACGTGCACCCGACCCACTACGGCCGCGTGTGCCCGATCGAAACGCCTGAAGGCCCGAACATCGGTCTGATCAACTCGCTGGCGCTGTATGCCCGTCTGAACGAATACGGTTTCCTGGAAACCCCCTATCGCAAGGTCGAAGGCAGCAAGGTCACCAACCAGATCGACTACCTGTCGGCAATCGAAGAAGGCCGCTACATCATCGCTCAGGCGAATGCGACCATCGACGCTTCGCTGAAGCTGTCCGATGAGCTGGTCTCTGCGCGTGAAGCCGGCGAAACCATTCTCGTCTCGCCAGAGCGCGTTCAGTACATGGACGTGGCCCCAGGCCAGGTCGTGTCGGTGGCGGCGTCGCTGATTCCGTTCCTCGAGCACGATGATGCGAACCGCGCACTGATGGGCGCCAACATGCAACGTCAGGCTGTGCCTTGCTTGCGTCCGGAAAAACCGCTGGTCGGTACCGGTATCGAGCGTACCGTTGCAGTTGACTCCGGTACGACCGTGCAAGCGTTGCGTGGCGGTATCGTCGATTACGTCGATGCAGGCCGTGTGGTGATTCGTGTGAACGATGAAGAAGCACAGGCTGGTGAAGTCGGCGTCGACATCTACAACCTGATCAAGTACACACGTTCGAACCAGAACACCAACATCAACCAGCGTCCTATCGTCAAGGTTGGTGACCGTGTTGCCAAGCATGACGTGATCGCCGACGGCGCATCGACCGACCTGGGCGAACTGGCTCTGGGTCAGAACATGCTGGTGGCGTTTATGCCATGGAACGGCTACAACTTCGAAGATTCGATCCTGATCTCCGAAAAAGTTGTGGCGGATGACCGCTACACCTCGATTCACATCGAAGAGTTGTCGGTTGTTGCTCGCGACACCAAGCTCGGCGCGGAAGAAATCACCCGCGATATTTCGAACCTGGCTGAAAACCAACTGGCACGTCTGGACGAGTCCGGCATCACCTACATCGGTGCTGAAGTCGAAGCCGGCGATACGCTGGTCGGTAAGGTGACGCCAAAGGGCGAAACCCAGCTGACACCAGAAGAAAAGCTGCTGCGCGCGATCTTCGGCGAGAAAGCTTCGGACGTTAAGGACACCTCGCTGCGCGTGCCTTCGGGCATGGTCGGCACCGTCATCGACGTGCAAGTGTTCACCCGCGAAGGCATCCAACGCGACAAGCGCGCACAACAGATCATCGATGATGAGCTCAAGCGCTATCGCCTGGACCTGAACGATCAGCTGCGTATCGTTGAAGGCGATGCCTTCCAGCGTCTGGAAAAGATGTTGATCGGCAAGGTCGCCAACGGCGGCCCGAAGAAACTGGTCAAGGGCACCAAGCTGGACAAGGCTTACCTGGACGATCTGGACAAGTACCATTGGTTCGACATCCGCCCTGCGGATGACGACATGGCGACAGCGCTGGAAGCGATCAAGGAATCGATCGCCGAGAAGCGTCACCAGTTCGATCTGGCGTTTGAAGAAAAGCGCAAGAAGCTGACACAAGGCGACGAACTGCCGCCAGGCGTGCAAAAGATGGTCAAGGTTTATCTGGCCGTGAAGCGCCGCCTGCAACCAGGCGACAAGATGGCGGGTCGTCACGGTAACAAGGGTGTGGTTTCGCGCATTCTGCCGATCGAAGATATGCCCCACATGGCCGACGGTACTCCAGCAGACATCGTGCTCAATCCGCTGGGCGTGCCATCGCGTATGAACGTCGGTCAGGTGTTGGAAGTCCATCTGGGCTGGGCAGCCAAGGGTCTGGGCCTGCGTATCGGCGAAATGCTGAACGCACAGGTGCAGATCGCTGAACTGCGCAAGTTCCTGACCACGATCTACAACGAATCGGGCAAGAAGGAAGCGCTCGACGAGTTCACCGATCACGAGATCCTGGAGCTGGCAGCCAACCTGAAGAAGGGTGTTCCGTTCGCTACACCGGTGTTTGACGGTGCGCACGAAGACGAAACACGCCGCATGCTGGATCTGGCCTACCCGGATCACATTGCCAAGCAACTGGGCATGACCCCGTCGAAGAATCAGGTCACCATGTATGACGGCCGTACCGGCGAAGCTTTCGAGCGCACCGTAACAGTCGGCTACATGCATTACCTGAAGCTGCATCACTTGGTGGATGACAAGATGCATGCACGTTCGACCGGTCCTTACTCGCTGGTTACGCAGCAGCCTCTGGGCGGTAAGGCACAGTTCGGCGGTCAACGCTTCGGTGAAATGGAAGTCTGGGCACTGGAAGCCTACGGCGCATCGTATGTGCTGCAGGAAATGCTGACCGTGAAGTCCGATGACGTGAACGGCCGTACCAAGGTTTATGAAAACCTGGTCAAGGGCGATCACGTGATTGACGCCGGCATGCCGGAGTCCTTCAACGTGCTGGTCAAGGAAATCCGTTCGCTCGGTATCGACATCGATCTCGAACGCGACTGA
- the rpoC gene encoding DNA-directed RNA polymerase subunit beta', whose protein sequence is MKALLDLFKQVQQNEQFDAIKIGLASPEKIRSWSYGEVKKPETINYRTFKPERDGLFCAKIFGPIKDYECLCGKYKRLKHRGVICEKCGVEVTLAKVRRERMGHIELASPTAHIWFLKSLPSRLGMVLDMTLRDIERVLYFEAYVVTDPGMTPLKKCQIMSEDDYAAKYEEYGDDFTAFMGAEGIRELLRSIDIDRDAETLRVELKESKSEAKIKKYAKRLKVLEAFQRSGIKPDWMIMEVLPVLPPELRPLVPLDGGRFATSDLNDLYRRVINRNNRLKRLMELRAPEIITRNEKRMLQEAVDSLLDNGRRGKAMTGANKRPLKSLAEMIKGKGGRFRQNLLGKRVDYSGRSVIVVGPQLKLHQCGLPKLMALELFKPFIFNKLELMGLATTIKAAKKLVEIQEPVVWDILEDVIREHPVMLNRAPTLHRLGIQAFEPVLIEGKAIQLHPLVCAAFNADFDGDQMAVHVPLSIEAQMEARTLMLASNNILFPSNGEPSIVPSQDIVLGLYYATREAINAKNEGMLFQDVSEVIRAYDNKEVELATRVTVRIVENPKDPVTGEFVRTVKRYETTVGRAILSEILPKGLPFSVLNRALKKKEISKLINTSFRKCGLRATVVFADQLMQSGFRLATRAGISICVDDMLVPPQKATIIATAESEVKQIEQQYSSGLVTAGERYNKVVDIWGKAGDDVGKAMMDQLKVEDVVRRDGTKGTQESFNAIYMMADSGARGSAAQIRQLAGMRGLMAKPDGSIIETPITANFREGLNVLQYFISTHGARKGLADTALKTANSGYLTRRLVDVTQDLVVIEDDCGTSNGASMKAMVEGGEVIEALRDRILGRVAATDIINPETQATLYEAGTLMDEDTVEEVERLGIDEVKVRTPLTCDTRYGLCAKCYGRDLGRGVLVNSGEAVGVIAAQSIGEPGTQLTMRTFHIGGAASRAAVASSVEAKSNGTIRFTATMRYVTNGKGELIVISRSGEVLITDDLGRERERHKVPYGATLIVKDGMVIKAGTALATWDPLTRPIITEYTGTVKFENVEEGSTVAKQIDEVTGLSTLVVIDAKRRGSSAAKVLRPQVKLLNEQGEEVKIAGTEHAVTIGFQVGALITVKDGQQVHVGEVLARIPTESQKTRDITGGLPRVAELFEARSPKDAGMLAEVTGTVAFGKETKGKQRLEITDMDGAKHEFLITKDKQVLVHDGQVVNKGEMIVDGPADPQDILRLLGIEALARYIVDEVQDVYRLQGVKINDKHIEVIVRQMLRRVQVVDPGDTNYITGEQVERSELLDENDRVNAENKIPATYENVLLGITKASLSTDSFISAASFQETTRVLTEAAIMGKKDGLRGLKENVIVGRLIPAGTGLAFHRARKEKDAWEADERAALLESERQARVTETEAHSTETFGGADGEA, encoded by the coding sequence ATGAAAGCACTGCTCGATCTATTCAAGCAAGTTCAGCAAAACGAACAATTCGACGCGATCAAAATTGGTCTGGCGTCCCCGGAAAAAATCCGTTCGTGGTCCTACGGCGAAGTCAAAAAGCCGGAAACCATCAACTACCGTACCTTCAAGCCTGAGCGCGACGGTCTGTTCTGCGCCAAGATCTTTGGCCCGATCAAAGACTACGAATGCCTCTGCGGCAAGTACAAGCGCCTGAAGCACCGCGGCGTTATCTGCGAAAAATGCGGCGTTGAAGTCACGCTGGCCAAAGTGCGCCGTGAGCGCATGGGTCACATCGAACTGGCTTCGCCAACTGCACACATCTGGTTCCTGAAATCGCTGCCGTCGCGTCTGGGTATGGTTCTCGACATGACCCTGCGCGATATCGAACGCGTGCTGTACTTCGAAGCCTACGTCGTGACCGATCCAGGCATGACTCCGCTGAAGAAGTGCCAGATCATGTCGGAAGACGACTACGCCGCCAAGTACGAAGAGTACGGCGACGACTTCACCGCATTCATGGGCGCCGAAGGCATCCGTGAACTGTTGCGCTCGATCGACATCGACCGCGATGCAGAAACCCTGCGCGTGGAACTGAAAGAATCGAAGTCCGAAGCCAAGATCAAGAAATACGCCAAGCGTCTGAAGGTTCTGGAAGCGTTCCAGCGTTCGGGCATCAAGCCTGACTGGATGATCATGGAAGTGCTGCCGGTGCTGCCACCGGAATTACGCCCACTGGTTCCGCTGGACGGCGGTCGCTTTGCGACTTCCGATCTGAACGATTTGTATCGTCGCGTCATCAACCGTAACAACCGCCTGAAGCGCCTGATGGAATTGCGCGCTCCGGAAATCATCACGCGCAACGAAAAGCGCATGCTGCAAGAAGCGGTTGACTCGCTGCTGGACAACGGCCGTCGCGGTAAGGCGATGACCGGCGCCAACAAGCGTCCGCTGAAGTCGCTGGCTGAAATGATCAAGGGTAAGGGCGGCCGTTTCCGTCAAAACTTGCTCGGTAAGCGCGTCGACTACTCCGGCCGTTCCGTCATCGTGGTGGGCCCGCAGCTCAAACTGCATCAGTGCGGTCTGCCGAAGCTGATGGCGTTGGAATTGTTCAAGCCCTTCATTTTCAACAAGCTGGAACTGATGGGGCTGGCAACGACCATCAAGGCAGCCAAGAAGCTGGTCGAAATTCAAGAGCCTGTGGTCTGGGACATCCTGGAAGACGTGATCCGCGAACATCCGGTCATGCTGAACCGCGCGCCGACACTGCACCGTCTGGGTATCCAGGCGTTTGAGCCGGTCCTGATCGAAGGTAAGGCGATCCAGCTGCATCCGCTGGTTTGCGCCGCGTTCAACGCCGACTTTGACGGCGACCAGATGGCGGTTCACGTTCCACTGTCGATCGAAGCACAGATGGAAGCGCGTACGCTGATGCTGGCGTCGAACAACATCCTGTTCCCATCGAACGGCGAACCGTCGATCGTGCCATCCCAAGATATCGTGCTGGGTCTGTACTACGCGACACGTGAAGCGATCAACGCCAAGAACGAAGGCATGTTGTTCCAGGACGTCTCGGAAGTCATCCGTGCGTACGACAACAAGGAAGTCGAACTGGCTACCCGCGTCACCGTGCGTATCGTTGAAAATCCAAAGGATCCGGTCACCGGTGAATTCGTTCGTACCGTCAAGCGTTACGAAACGACCGTCGGCCGCGCCATCCTGTCGGAAATTCTGCCGAAGGGCCTGCCATTCTCCGTGCTGAACCGTGCGTTGAAGAAGAAGGAAATTTCGAAGCTGATCAACACGTCGTTCCGCAAGTGCGGTCTGCGCGCAACCGTTGTGTTCGCCGACCAACTGATGCAATCGGGCTTCCGCCTGGCGACACGCGCCGGTATCTCGATCTGCGTGGACGACATGCTGGTGCCGCCACAAAAGGCGACCATCATTGCGACCGCTGAAAGCGAAGTCAAACAGATCGAACAGCAATACTCGTCCGGTCTGGTGACTGCAGGCGAACGCTACAACAAGGTTGTGGACATCTGGGGCAAGGCCGGCGACGACGTCGGCAAGGCGATGATGGACCAGCTGAAGGTCGAAGACGTGGTTCGCCGCGACGGCACCAAGGGTACACAAGAGTCGTTCAACGCGATTTACATGATGGCCGACTCCGGCGCCCGCGGTTCCGCAGCGCAGATTCGTCAGCTGGCAGGTATGCGTGGTCTGATGGCGAAACCGGACGGTTCGATTATCGAAACGCCGATTACCGCGAACTTCCGCGAAGGCCTGAACGTGTTGCAGTACTTTATTTCGACGCACGGCGCCCGTAAGGGTCTGGCCGATACGGCGCTGAAGACTGCGAACTCCGGTTACCTGACACGCCGTCTGGTCGATGTGACCCAGGATCTGGTCGTGATCGAAGATGATTGCGGTACCTCCAACGGCGCGTCCATGAAGGCGATGGTTGAAGGCGGTGAAGTCATTGAAGCGCTGCGCGACCGTATCCTCGGCCGTGTTGCTGCTACCGACATCATCAATCCTGAAACCCAGGCTACGCTGTACGAAGCCGGTACGCTGATGGATGAAGATACGGTTGAAGAAGTCGAACGTCTGGGCATCGATGAAGTCAAGGTTCGCACTCCGCTGACTTGCGACACGCGCTACGGCCTGTGCGCCAAGTGCTACGGTCGCGATCTGGGCCGCGGCGTGCTGGTCAACAGCGGCGAAGCAGTCGGCGTTATCGCTGCGCAGTCGATCGGTGAGCCAGGTACTCAGCTGACCATGCGTACGTTCCACATCGGTGGTGCGGCATCGCGTGCAGCAGTTGCTTCGTCGGTGGAAGCCAAGTCCAACGGTACGATCCGCTTCACAGCGACAATGCGTTACGTCACCAACGGCAAGGGCGAGCTGATCGTCATTTCCCGTTCGGGCGAAGTGCTGATTACCGACGACCTCGGCCGTGAGCGTGAGCGTCATAAAGTACCGTACGGTGCGACCCTGATCGTCAAGGACGGCATGGTCATCAAGGCCGGTACGGCACTGGCAACATGGGATCCGCTGACACGTCCGATCATCACCGAGTACACCGGTACCGTGAAGTTCGAAAACGTCGAAGAAGGTTCGACCGTTGCCAAACAGATCGACGAAGTGACCGGTCTGTCGACACTGGTGGTTATCGATGCCAAGCGCCGCGGTTCGTCCGCTGCCAAGGTGTTGCGTCCGCAGGTCAAGCTGCTCAACGAGCAAGGCGAAGAAGTCAAGATCGCCGGTACCGAACACGCAGTGACGATCGGCTTCCAGGTTGGCGCGCTGATTACCGTCAAGGACGGTCAGCAAGTCCACGTGGGTGAAGTGCTGGCGCGTATCCCGACTGAATCGCAAAAGACGCGCGATATTACCGGTGGTCTGCCACGCGTTGCCGAACTGTTCGAAGCACGTTCGCCGAAGGATGCAGGTATGCTGGCTGAAGTCACAGGTACTGTGGCGTTCGGTAAGGAAACCAAGGGCAAGCAACGTCTGGAAATCACAGACATGGACGGTGCCAAGCATGAGTTCCTGATCACCAAGGACAAGCAAGTACTGGTGCATGACGGCCAGGTGGTGAACAAGGGCGAAATGATTGTCGACGGTCCCGCCGATCCGCAAGACATCCTGCGCCTGTTGGGTATCGAAGCGCTGGCGCGTTACATCGTCGACGAAGTGCAGGACGTGTATCGCTTGCAAGGCGTGAAGATCAACGACAAGCACATCGAAGTCATCGTGCGTCAGATGCTGCGTCGCGTGCAAGTGGTGGATCCGGGTGATACCAACTACATCACCGGTGAACAGGTCGAACGTTCGGAACTGCTGGACGAAAACGATCGTGTCAATGCAGAGAACAAGATTCCTGCAACGTACGAAAACGTTTTGCTGGGTATTACCAAGGCATCGCTGTCGACCGACTCGTTCATCTCGGCTGCATCGTTCCAGGAGACCACACGTGTCCTGACCGAAGCGGCGATCATGGGCAAGAAGGACGGCCTGCGCGGTCTGAAGGAAAACGTCATCGTTGGTCGTCTGATCCCGGCTGGTACTGGTCTGGCGTTCCACCGTGCACGCAAGGAAAAAGACGCATGGGAAGCCGACGAGCGCGCAGCGCTGTTGGAATCCGAGCGTCAGGCGCGTGTGACCGAAACCGAAGCGCACTCCACCGAGACTTTCGGCGGTGCAGACGGCGAAGCGTAA